Genomic DNA from Triticum dicoccoides isolate Atlit2015 ecotype Zavitan chromosome 4B, WEW_v2.0, whole genome shotgun sequence:
tgtgctatgcttaggattgggtcttgtccatcacatcattcttctaatgatgtgatcccgttatcaatgacatccaatgtccatggtcaggaaaccacaaccatatattgatcaacgagctagttcaactagaggcttactagggacatattacggtctatgtattcacacatgtattacggtttccggttaatacaattatagcatgaacaacagacaattatcatgaacaaggaaatataataatagccactttattattgcctctagggcatatttccaataggggtcgtgcaaccaaaatgagctcaaaatgtggaatccacggaaaatgctcgtgttgcacaactctatAGAGACGCTAGCGCAATCGCACAATAGGAggatacgagacttgtgcacaacctactaagcaaaaatgcaacgactactatcccaagtatgctatatgtatggtgttccggtggtatgatccaagatgatcgagtatgacaatcttaatgtagtatgatgctatggtcttgcttaaaagctctttgcttatctttctcttttgattaaaagcttgtttggctctttctcttttgagctcttttgatggccacttatgcaaaacttcacgaaccaagctagcaattgtgtatgcgatgacaacctcgTGTCACAAGATATGGTAGCAAGATACTGATACCATGATGATATGAGATATGCAATGGAAGGTGCAGATCGACTATCTCTCATGTGCACAAGtagcgttgccggcaatactcaaatggctagtctcgttaGGAAAGGTACGCAAAATGggctatggggttatcaatgcaatggcaaggagtaCACCAAGGTGTCGTCGAAGTTacgtccttgcttacggttgagGGTGTCAAATGGTTGAGCGGTTGTTGTCGATGAtgagtccgtggcgaagatgagcggcggtgatgtcgatatcgaaccgttcctagttagccaAAAAAACCTAGGAAACGATGaatccacaactcaaattctcaaaaccaaatGTGTCAAAATTTGTTGGGGTTGGTAGCGGTCAAGTGGTGGTAGGGTTTGGTGTATTGAATGTGTAGCGGGAGTGGGGTTGTCGTGGTGGAGCTGGGTATGCGATGGAGGAAATGGTGGTGAAGAAAACTGCAAAAAATGCAGTTTCGGCAGAGGTAGCCGGATGATTCGGGTCAAGGTCcgaatgatccgggcaggtcaactgcACGCGGGTGAGGCTCGGGAAAAACTCAAAAACGGTGACAAATTCGAGGATTTCGGGGATTTTTTATGGATTTCACGGTGAATATGGTGGGGGAAAGGttagatccacttgcaacacaacgAATTCAcatatcaaaatcaacaaaacttcatcataccaacaaatcacaaaaaaaattagggggctatttttgtggaGATTTTCGAAATTAGGACGAAATCaataaaattaggctagaaaacaaagagggagggctccaaaatcgtgatcaacgtggctcatgataccaagatgatgtagggtagaaccctagatgcccgatctttcacgattggagcggatcccacgaagaacacgaggtgaaaacacgaggggaaacacgagaggattccctcaaaccaacaagatttgattacacatgtgctagatccgcaTACatgaagagatacacgatccaaagtcaacaagggacgatacaagtagcaagttcttctccgtgaggaggtcttgaaggtcttcccgtgatggggtcttgaatccgcttggggatcttctccgtagaggttgTGATCTCCTAGGGAGAAggtaccaagtggatgagcaaagctctatcaccTAAATGAGCTaaccctttgctaaccctagaaaagtaGAGGAAGAGTCGTTTATATAGGctaagggggcgaaggggtacatgggcctcggcccaacacGCGCGCACAGGCGGGGGTCCAGATGATCCGGATGGGGAGCCGGGCGATACGGGCTTCAGGGACCCGAGTGATCCGGGAGATGGTCTGGATGGTCCGGGCATGGCGAGGAGAGTCCGGACGTCCCGGATGTCTGGAGGGGAGTCCGGATGTCCAactgggtccggatgatccgggactccgtccggatgatccggcttcgagGTGCATCTTCGGGTGCTCTCGGGTGGATTTGCCGGATCATCTGgaccggggtccggatcatccggccaggctGGGACTTGGCTGAATTCTTCTCCGTCTTCGCGCATGTCTTCCTCCTTTGGTtcgccttgctccttagcttctccatggctgccttcgatgtacctgagtatgcaaagaGTTTCCGTTTGAGATAGTAGCCATGTCACATGCGTCTCAAAGAGGAATtgggaggagtgatgtcacctcgattTCAAGAGCTCTCGCACATGCTCAAGTCATGGGTCCActtgcacttgatgagacgatgattGGTCCATGAGGATgagcttgggatgctccgcattagTGGATTTTGCTAGTGTCACAATATTGACATAATTGACACGTGTGAGACATATTTAATCCACGAGATGGCCAAATGAAAAAGATTGTTTAGAGTCGAACAAGATTCTCAAAATAGTTGTGCAAGGTAGGGGGAGAAAACACATAGATTGAAGGACAGTGGGAGGAAGGAAGCAAATTGTCATGTGATGGCCGAGAAGATGGAGGAGAGGAAGGCAGTAATGAAATGCATTTGTCTACAACATGACGAATATGAAGTATCATCCCATGTGGATAGTCAATAGCACACAACATTTCTCTTTCTAAAGAATTGTTAGCTTGTGGCAACGCATGGGCATTGAACTCAGATTCTTTTACTACTTCTGCACTTACCCATGGTTTGAGAAATTTAGTGTCATTAATTGCAATAAGGAATATCATATATCCATAAACATCAGATTTTTACCAGTAGAACATGATCATGATGAACCAGCGAAATTTTTTAAATGCCCGTggcacgcacgggcattctactagtgtaCCTAGGTTTGATGCCATTTTGTGGATATTCAAACATCCGGGCCAGTCCATGGACATTTGATGCATAGCGTGAGATGGCAAAGTGTCCAGACCTAGGGGTGTTTCAATGCACCGTGCTGGAGTTGCCCTAAAAGTTCAGATAGAACACCACATGCACAACTCAGCTTTGGTGAGCTGCAAAATTTATCCAGGTATGACGCCATATTGCTTCAAAGTGGGGACAAACTGCTCCATGCACGAAAATGAAGCAACAATAAATAACGGGCACATGCTATAATTACCAAATAAAACATGAATACTCGACAGAAAATTGGGCCAAAAGAATATCTGCTGTTAGCTTGATGGGGCCTGGCTACTTGTTGATGACGATTTGGCAACATAGATCTGCTTCATCCTACCAGTGCCATATTTCTTGTCGGAACCAGAGCTCCTCCCCGGATGTCCTGACCGACGTTGCCATTCATTCACAGTTCCAGCCCTTTGGGTAACCCTGGCCAGACGATCCTGATTATTATTAACTGGATGTTTGAACTGTTGATCCGATGGTAATGAAGACTGGTGTGGCTTGGGGGGCATCTTGGCAACTTGACCAGACTTGGGGTTGCTATTTGGGACTTCATTGCCGATCACACCTTTCCGGACAAATGAAGGCTCAGCAGTTCGAGCATCTGAACTGCTTGAGGCTGGCTGTTTAACATCCGATGACTGGGAGGCAGCTATACTTGGGAAACTCTTGTTGCTATCTGATGTTGAGGGCTCCTGGAACCGCTCATTTGTACTTGACTTGTCAATTACCACATTATCAACATACTGTGATGCCGCTGTACCATCTATTGGATGCCGTTGCAGTTGCACTGACAACGGGACAGAGTGCATAGGCACACGTGGCCAACAAGGTTGCACCTGTATTTTCGCAGATGACTGGAATAATAGTCACGAAGTTAGTTAAAATGCGAACAGAGAAAATTTTGTGGcacaaaaacaaaacagaaaattgTTTGTAACCAGGTTATTTAGTTCAATATACAATGATCATAGAAAATATACCTTGGGGGCTCTCCTAAAAAATACAATGATTTTATTTGGAACTGGCAATGGCAAGCAATTGTATGAACATAAATTAAAGCTGCCATAGAGAAAAGCACAAACAGATGCAATGCTTCCGAAGCAGAACAGCTACGATGTCCACATCATGAGCAAGGCCAACCTTCGGATCACCGCCGGGGCAAAGAAACTAGGGTCATTTGTTTTGTGGGGGGTCACTTGTAACAAACTCTATCCTCTATAGATGAGGCAAAATCTTATGCCTCCATTTCAAAGAGAGAAAAAACAGTGCATATCGTCAATAATAATGGGTCAACCCTACACCCCGGGCACATACTGGAAAAGGCTAACAAATCCGAGCTACTACCTAGATTCAAGAATATAAGGTGCATCAGTTTTCGTGCCAGTCAAACATATGTATGTTTGATCAAGATTATAGaagaaaatatcaacatctacaatacaaaaTAAGTAAAATATGAAATACTTTTCTTGATGGATCTAATGATACAAATATGGTTTTGTAGATACTGATACTTTTTTCTAAAAATTTGgtgaaatatgcaaatgtttgacttctgaaaaaactaatacaccttatattttggaaggGAGGGAGTATAGTAAATGCTGCCACAAAGTGCCTCCAACTGTTTCATGCATATGAGGTTATGCACATCACTGAGAGAGAGAGATTACTCTTTCTGATCCTATAACACAAACTAATCACCCTTCTGATAATGAAATGGATATCCAAACACATAAGCATGAACCAATTTGATTCTCTAAACATGTTATCTGAACCAACTATTGCATACCTGGAATGAAGCCATGTCAAACATTGTCAGCGGGGATGGGATTGGCATGATAGAAGTTGCACGTAGATGTGGCACTTGAGTAGGAAAACTGGGTGAGGTTACTTGACCAGGTAGCACATTTTGGTTGTTTGGATCACTCTGGCTGATGCCAACAGAAGGTCCTTGGTTTTGCTTCCAATCAGGCTGCTTGTCACCAGGAATGTAAGTGGCTCCCATAAAACCAAGCCCCATCTGACCAAATTGCCCAAGTGGGGCAAAGTGGTTGTAGACCACCATATGTGGAGGACCTTGCACGCCTGGGATTCCTCCAGGGCTAATGAAAGGACCAGCGAATCCAGTAGGGGGACGATAAAATGAATCCACCATAGATGGCCAAGCACCCAACTGTGCTGAAGGCAAAGCGTTGCTTCTTTGAGGCTGTTGACCCAAAGTGCCGGCAGATTCATCACTTGGCCCAAATGCAAAAGGATGTGCTCCTAACATTGTGTTCATCTCGAAGCAAGAGAAGTGAGACGGCTGTGCAATGGGGAACTGAGAAAGCGTTGGCCCTGGCACCTGTGGGCTTGgtaaagaaggccacagggacattGACGGAGTGTCAACTGACAGGTCTGCTGGAAGAGCAACCGTCAGTGGCTCCTCTCCAGATGATTGACCAGGTTGACCTGTTATTGCCCCTGCTTAAGTTTTATTAAGCTCTATAAATACAGGTGCATCTAAAAGGTAATTTTTAAATCAAATAATCAACAACCAGAAGATCATACCTCCGGCTGTTAACCGAGTGAGATCCTTACTGCTAAAGCTATTTTTGTCTGAAGCAGAAGCTTCAGTTCCAACTGCCTCATCAGTACAAATAGCTGCAACAGCCACAGCAGAAGCAGCTGCTTCAGCCTCAgcttgagcttcaacctcctctgaGTTTGGACATTGATCTTTAGTAGTAGCCTTCTCCTTATCGAACAAAACAGCAGCAGTACTGTTATCACCAGGCAAATTTCGGTCAATCTTCATTTCAGACCAAGATGAACCTGGAGCACCAAGCCCATTTGAAATTGTTCGGGTGATGGGAGCCAGTACGGTTGGCGAGGTAACTGCCCCTGAGCATTGTAATTGTTTCATCATCAATGAAGCTGCTGGAAGCATTGTACAATACTAATACAAACCATGATGTGCTTACCAAACTGAATCTTCTCCCCAGCCAAAAGAGAATTGATAGGGCTAGCAGATGATGTGTATGCCATGTCCATGGTTACTGTAGGAGATAGAGCATTATTGGACTCCAAAGGAAAGCCAGAACCTCCTTGTTCAAACTTTGCTGGTTTCATTGCTTCCTCAAGTTGAATTTGAGTTAATGGCATAACCTAGCATGGGCACAAGTTGTCAGAAGCTATACAAGCACAGAATTGTAAGACATTCAGAGTTAGAAATAACTCGTCTTTAAAAGATAAACGTGCCAATTGTTGCCTGAACACTCAGAAGTACATGTAAAACCACAATATTGGTTAAGAAAATCAATACTCCCGCCATTCTTAAATAGATGCCGCACTAGAACGCATGGCCAAACTTCCAATCACTTTTTTGAACACTAAAATATATACAGTTATTCAGATTTGTCGCAATGAAATCATATTAATGCAATATATTTCCGTACCACTAATTCATTATATCTCTTTATTCTAAAATTGACTACTGACGCAGTAATCTCATTAAGCCATGTCACTGCTAAATTCCATTCATAAACTAGTTAAGATTTCCTTTTTCAAAACTTGCTTAAGATTTCCTATTTACTGCACTTGTGCTTTGTGAGTGCGGTGCAAACAGTGAACTTAAAAGACATTGCAAAACAATTGGTTGGTTCGTGCACTGAAAGACTGCGTTGATCAGAACATACAAACCACTGCCACGTGCTCTAGGAAATAACAAGCATGGACATCCATTTATACGTATGAGTTCGCCACATCAGAGTGGATAAGTGCTTAGTAGTACATGTGCTATCTAAAGCATTGATCCTATTTTCCATTCTTTGGGTGCATCCAAAATTATAATTTTCTGGTTTCTTAGCGAAACAGTGAAGATTGTGATTATGATGTGAGTGATCATGATTTGATGTGAGCAGAAATAGTAGATTATAACCATTCTGTTTGTGCTACCGACATAAATTCACGCGCTAATATTTCTACAAAGATGCATTCACCATTTCTATGATTCAATAATCTGCTAGCTATTAGGGCACTGAAAGTTCTGATCATTTAGTAGTACTAAAAAAAAGTCATCCCATAACTATTACTAAAAATTATACATTATATATGTTTCAGTAATCGTCATACACACACTGTTCATTATAAGTTACTTTTGCTTTCGGAGTGTTAGAAGAGAGGTTCACCTTTGAGAAAAGACATTCAAACCATTTCGGAAACAAAATATCTTTGAACAATTAAAGGCATGATTGTACATACAGGGTTACTTGATTTTAAAATATATCAAAAGTATCAACTTACTATTCAAGCTGCAACACGTGGACATGACCGTAGTTTCTATTTTAATAGCGTATAATAACGAAAAGTAGAAGTTAGATTTCTATCTTGGAGATAACATCAATGTCCAAATATTAAGTACATGTATAGCATGGCCCACCCAGCACAAAGTTAGGATGAGTGCCCGATCCAAAATAACATGACTTCACTGACATGCAGAAATTTCGCAATGTAGGTTATTTTATTGTATAGTGCTAGCTCACTTCCCATCATTTATGAAGGGAAACTGTGAAACTATCTGCTTTGGATATAAAATGCTTTTGCCTGCAGAATATATAAGCAGCACAGGACTGTCCACATTAACTTGGCACACAGAAGATGAAGTCAGCAGAAACACAAAATGAAGGTCCCCCAAGGCACCCAAGGCACTTCGTACTGTTTTGAATAATGATCTGCACATAGGGACAAAAAAACCTTTCTAAAGCAATCTACCTGCTGGTTCGTTTGTGAACTATCCCAGTTGCCCATGTTAAATGGAGTGCCAATGGACGATGTTTTATTATTGCTTTCTGATAAGCATGCCACAAGCTTTGTTGCGGCACTAGAAGTTATCAAGTCGGAGGTTGCCTGGCTTCGGATAGGCCTGCAAAAGAGTTTTTGAACAAGGTTCTAAACAAGAATCCTAGTTAAATAGCATAAACATAACTAAGATACAATGGTACATACTTCTTTGCATGGTAATTTGTACGAGGTCCTGTGTTAGCTGAAGGTGGCCGCCCTATGGGTGTCATTGAAGCTGTATCACCCATGAATGAAGATGATGGTTCGGCGTGATCAAGGACCCTTCCTTCAACTGCAAGGACAGAACCCGAAGAAACTTTCTTCGCAGGTTCCCCACCCAAAGAAAGTGTCCCCTTATAAATACTTGAACTGCTAGAGCTGTGTAGAGACGTTTGATGCTGCTTGCGGGGAGCCTGGTTCAACAAACACGAAAGCATTAATTTTAGGAAGACAAATACATATAAGGCACCAATGTAAAGGATGATAACTTGGCACCTTTGCCATCCTTATTTTGGATCTATTTTCTTTCTCCCTCTGCTCTCTCCTGACACTCATGATCTGCTTCTTGGACCTGACTTCAATGAAACCATCTGCATCAACAGGCATTTCAACGCCTTGCTGCCTAACGATGCGTACAACTCCAGCATGTAACGAGGTATTAGCGTCTCCCTCGGGGATACCACCTGCTCTAGATTTCTTGTACCCACAATGAGACCTGTCATAAGATGGAGCCTTCTGTGCAATTCTCTCTGTTTTACTATAATAATGAGCAGATGTAGATGAAGAATCTGCTCCATTAATATCACTTGCATCATTTGTACCTTCCTTTCTGTTCACATTTCTCACCGGGATCTCCCTTGCCAATCCATTGGGAACCGGATTCTCATTCTGCTCATCGTGGCACTCAGAAGCTAGGGTTTCGTTCTTCTCAACATTTGTCCGCACTCTAAATTCAGTTCTTCTTATGTTCCTACGAGACCTTCTCTGGAATCCTCTGGAATCTTTATGAAAAGTTTCAACAGCTGAGCCTGTTGATCCCATATTAGATTCTTTAACAGCATAACCGTATCTCCTCCCACTTCCACCAGATACAGCGCCTGCCTTTAGGCCACTCAAGGCTTTCCCATATGAACCAACTTGAGAAGATTCTGTGTTATTGAAAGAAGATTTGTGATTCCGCTTTGAGGAGAGATCATTATTCCTCTGAGAATCACCTTTTGAAAGTCCGAAAGATGCATTTTTTTCAATTGAAGTTCTGTCTAATCGGCTGTGAAATTCATTTAAATCAGCCATCCGGTTGATTTCAGATTCATTGCGCTGATGCAAATTTGATTCTCTTGGGGTATTCTGATTTGCATTTGGATCCATCTCATTAGGTATACCACTCGAAGCATTCTGTTTCGATATATGTGGAGTTGGTGCGGGGGGCTGAACGGAGGGCACTGCCTGAGAATGTGGTCTTACATTCTGGGCAATAGGGCGGGCATGCTTCAACTGACCAAACTTGAATAAAGGAGCTGATGAAGGGAGCAGTTGAGCCAGGGATGGGTTAATCTGATTGTGGAGATGGATCGGCATCTGTATGGAGCCAATCTGAATGGCTCGAACCGGAGTTGGTATTAAAGATGACCCGGAAAACAAACCGACCTGCAGACTAACAGGAACTTCATTCTGGTAAGTTACTGCTGATGTTGATGAATCAATAGGGGGGGCAAAAGATGCCTGAGGTAACTTGGAACTTGGCACAGCTGTGCTACCGGATGGATCAACATTGGATTCATCGGTCAAGGCATTTGTTTGATCAAGAGCTAAGTCTTGAAGCATAACAAGGTCACAAGGATCAATTGAACCACAACTCAACTCTTGCTCCAAGACGCCCAAGTGTACACCAACTTCCAGTTCTGTGCTCTTCACAGAAGTTAATTCAAGCTCACTATTCGGGGGAATTTCAACCTGTACACCCTGATCAAATCCAAGTATAACTGGTTCCGTTTCTGCAGTTGTATTATGTTCATCTGCAAACTCATCATCCAAGTCAAGATGCACGTCTGTGAACTCATTAGCCAAGTCAAGAGTATCACCATCGCCATCATTGATTTCATCTTCTTGGTAGCTATTGCCTTCCTCATCATACACATCCTGTTTTTGCTTGGATTCATTGTGTTCACTTGGCCATTCATCATCATCCATGTGAGAAGTCGTGCTTGAGGTAGCGATTCTGCTTATGTTTGCTGCATCTAAAGTTGAAGCTGCTTGGTCATTATCAGATACCACAGTGCGATCACCATCAGCAGAAGTTGGCAGTGCAGGCGAATCACCAGACACATCCATCTCGTCATGGGAAACATGTGGAGGTGACCTAGGAGGGCTTGAAACAGAAAGAGAAGATTGTGAGCCCAAGACAGGGCTTGCCCTATCCCCATTTTGCTGCTCATTGACAACAATGCCTTCAGCAGGTGTCCCATGCTGGCGGGATACCTCTTGGTGTGCACTACCATATTGGCTGTGCATAGTCTGTTCATCATCTCTACTGGAACTCTCTCTCATTACATCATGAATGAAAGATGAATTGGCATGTTGAATAGAAGCACTAATTGCACTTCCATGCATTGAGGTCACAACAGGTGGTGGGGGTACACGTGGTTGCCGCATAGGGTAGCAGGATTTTGTAAAAGAGGAGAAATCATTAGCCTCGGAGTTCTGGAACATTCTCTCTCCTTGTTGAGCATTGGGGCTTCCGTAGGAACCACTAGGcagccaagtagcatctccaaacctATCACTGTTAAAAAAATGAGTGCCAAATTCAGACTGCTTAAAACAGTTATTCTCCCTCGGTGCATCCCACCTTGGAACTCTTCCTTGACTGTAATCTTCCAGTGCCCATGGTGAATCATTGATTTGGTCTCTCGAAGATGGCTCGACTAACGATGCCCGAAATCCATCATAAGAATCTTTTTTAGGGAAGCTTCCCCTCTTAGTACCCAAAGTGTCGCACCGTGGACTGTAATGTAGATTTTCTTGGTCTTCAAATGCAGCCCTTGCACTGTGGTACTCGTGTTCTCTATCAACCAAGCCTGAGTGCCCATCTCCCATAGTGTTGAGCGCCCTTGGAACTGTATCACTGTACCGGTTGAGACTGGAAGCCACCAATGACATGGAGGTATTGATGCGCTCACCCAGTCTGCTAATATCATGTCTTTCACCAGCATTATTGTACCGTGACACATCCCTATCTTTCAAGGCTCCAAGTGTTTGTTCATCATTGGCAGCTGAAGTAAGATTTCCATCACTCATGTTTGATTCGGCTCGCCGTCTAGCAATCCTTGCCTCCAATTCCAGGAGCTTTTGACGTGCGGCTTCTCTACGCCGCTCCTCCTCCATAGCAAACCTCGTCTTCTCTTCCTCCCTAGCAATTCTCTGCTCCTCAACTCTTCTGGCAGCTTCCAGCGTCTCTTGCTCGGCTTGCCAAACAGCCTGTCTTGCCTCTTCTTCCACCAACCGCcgcctttcctcctcctctcttatcAGCTTCTCCCTCTCCTCATCTTGTTTCCGAGCGATTTCTCTGACTCTGGCCTGTTCTTCCACTACCCGCTGTCTCTCTTGCTCTTGTACCCTCAAGATCCTATCGAGCTCAGCCTCAAATGACTCCCTTACTGGATCATGGAAATCTGATGGTTTGgttgtttcttttttcttctttattgaacTGAAACTAACAGCAGAAATGCTATCAAAACCGATATGCTCAACTAAAGGCCTTACAGGGACTCCAGCGAGCCACTTATCCCTGCCAAATTTTGTTCCCAGCTCATTAACTAAAGGTCCCTTATCAGCAAGATATGGCATCACCTTGGAAATGGGATTATTCTGGAAAGACTTCCCTCTGTACCAGTTATTAGAATTATCATTGTAACATTCACCTGCAGTTTCCCCAACATGTGCGCTTCCATGCAGTTCAGTCCCAATCTGTCCATAGGCTCGCACAGCAGGATCCTTACTAGTATTGCACAAATCCTTGGAGGCACCATTAGTAATGCCTTCATGGTAAAGTAATTGTCCGCTTCCTTTGCCTGCACTGTAAGGACGACCATCTGTCTTCTCCACATTGTGGCTTGGCATAGGAGATCGCCACAAACCATCTTGCCCGCCCTCTTTATTGGGAGCAATGGAATCTCTCCCCCAGGACTCATTTTTTAAGTGCTCCATTGTCGCGCCATAAAGGCCGCACCCTGGAACCATGGTCTCAATCCTACCAAATCCCCTCTCTTTACTGTCACGATCTGGCAGACTCAGCACTGTATCACGCTCATCATCAGCCCAATCAGCATCATACCTAAGCCGCACCAGTGGCAGCGGCCCCAAATCATGAGTTTGCACTTTCTCCACTGAACCATGGAGACCAGTACCTGTGACGCCACCAGAAGCCAAGGGCTCAGCACCACGCGAGGGCAT
This window encodes:
- the LOC119296192 gene encoding uncharacterized protein LOC119296192 isoform X2, translating into MSHPGKFVSVNLNRSYGQSAQSQSGGRPSRPAAPSAGGGGGMVVLSRGRGSSSMAKPQQPKLSVPPPLNLPSLRKEHERFEGATATAGGGVASTPPRSGGAVAGWTKPAPASENPLGSIPAPSGVSRPPSYGFQEKAVVLRGEDFPSLKAAVAPPPPPPVQHRQKDLYGAQAAMPETQLMSLGMRPHVMPSRGAEPLASGGVTGTGLHGSVEKVQTHDLGPLPLVRLRYDADWADDERDTVLSLPDRDSKERGFGRIETMVPGCGLYGATMEHLKNESWGRDSIAPNKEGGQDGLWRSPMPSHNVEKTDGRPYSAGKGSGQLLYHEGITNGASKDLCNTSKDPAVRAYGQIGTELHGSAHVGETAGECYNDNSNNWYRGKSFQNNPISKVMPYLADKGPLVNELGTKFGRDKWLAGVPVRPLVEHIGFDSISAVSFSSIKKKKETTKPSDFHDPVRESFEAELDRILRVQEQERQRVVEEQARVREIARKQDEEREKLIREEEERRRLVEEEARQAVWQAEQETLEAARRVEEQRIAREEEKTRFAMEEERRREAARQKLLELEARIARRRAESNMSDGNLTSAANDEQTLGALKDRDVSRYNNAGERHDISRLGERINTSMSLVASSLNRYSDTVPRALNTMGDGHSGLVDREHEYHSARAAFEDQENLHYSPRCDTLGTKRGSFPKKDSYDGFRASLVEPSSRDQINDSPWALEDYSQGRVPRWDAPRENNCFKQSEFGTHFFNSDRFGDATWLPSGSYGSPNAQQGERMFQNSEANDFSSFTKSCYPMRQPRVPPPPVVTSMHGSAISASIQHANSSFIHDVMRESSSRDDEQTMHSQYGSAHQEVSRQHGTPAEGIVVNEQQNGDRASPVLGSQSSLSVSSPPRSPPHVSHDEMDVSGDSPALPTSADGDRTVVSDNDQAASTLDAANISRIATSSTTSHMDDDEWPSEHNESKQKQDVYDEEGNSYQEDEINDGDGDTLDLANEFTDVHLDLDDEFADEHNTTAETEPVILGFDQGVQVEIPPNSELELTSVKSTELEVGVHLGVLEQELSCGSIDPCDLVMLQDLALDQTNALTDESNVDPSGSTAVPSSKLPQASFAPPIDSSTSAVTYQNEVPVSLQVGLFSGSSLIPTPVRAIQIGSIQMPIHLHNQINPSLAQLLPSSAPLFKFGQLKHARPIAQNVRPHSQAVPSVQPPAPTPHISKQNASSGIPNEMDPNANQNTPRESNLHQRNESEINRMADLNEFHSRLDRTSIEKNASFGLSKGDSQRNNDLSSKRNHKSSFNNTESSQVGSYGKALSGLKAGAVSGGSGRRYGYAVKESNMGSTGSAVETFHKDSRGFQRRSRRNIRRTEFRVRTNVEKNETLASECHDEQNENPVPNGLAREIPVRNVNRKEGTNDASDINGADSSSTSAHYYSKTERIAQKAPSYDRSHCGYKKSRAGGIPEGDANTSLHAGVVRIVRQQGVEMPVDADGFIEVRSKKQIMSVRREQREKENRSKIRMAKAPRKQHQTSLHSSSSSSIYKGTLSLGGEPAKKVSSGSVLAVEGRVLDHAEPSSSFMGDTASMTPIGRPPSANTGPRTNYHAKKPIRSQATSDLITSSAATKLVACLSESNNKTSSIGTPFNMGNWDSSQTNQQVMPLTQIQLEEAMKPAKFEQGGSGFPLESNNALSPTVTMDMAYTSSASPINSLLAGEKIQFGAVTSPTVLAPITRTISNGLGAPGSSWSEMKIDRNLPGDNSTAAVLFDKEKATTKDQCPNSEEVEAQAEAEAAASAVAVAAICTDEAVGTEASASDKNSFSSKDLTRLTAGGAITGQPGQSSGEEPLTVALPADLSVDTPSMSLWPSLPSPQVPGPTLSQFPIAQPSHFSCFEMNTMLGAHPFAFGPSDESAGTLGQQPQRSNALPSAQLGAWPSMVDSFYRPPTGFAGPFISPGGIPGVQGPPHMVVYNHFAPLGQFGQMGLGFMGATYIPGDKQPDWKQNQGPSVGISQSDPNNQNVLPGQVTSPSFPTQVPHLRATSIMPIPSPLTMFDMASFQSSAKIQVQPCWPRVPMHSVPLSVQLQRHPIDGTAASQYVDNVVIDKSSTNERFQEPSTSDSNKSFPSIAASQSSDVKQPASSSSDARTAEPSFVRKGVIGNEVPNSNPKSGQVAKMPPKPHQSSLPSDQQFKHPVNNNQDRLARVTQRAGTVNEWQRRSGHPGRSSGSDKKYGTGRMKQIYVAKSSSTSSQAPSS